One segment of Thamnophis elegans isolate rThaEle1 chromosome 16, rThaEle1.pri, whole genome shotgun sequence DNA contains the following:
- the LINS1 gene encoding protein Lines homolog 1, which produces METYFHFLQKTYNDIIAGVLLAQDNYKCAALLNPSVFSSPKNCELCACHFFSKLDAQLSSSLDPINSEHDISTNLSHLKCHAREIILLQLTLIEMMLAKLHLQEVANEIKQKYLKILRILEESNIFSELIHLLRSSDKQLSYMASKSLASLVHFQLREENSSNSAWLAFCLETLSRFPSNSSIAECLWILTNVIKEILNDDNPCKEGDLKKLLTPLNNVLENFYSSILSYYSSAHNIPLPAKSINDMNSFLDLFELLAASRIHVPLNLGCQRVLFLNSCNISCLATLPVCDFIKKKSIALLKNCILHKAGEDLIKSKALPSSSRDPHLDNDRLVLADTVLHFVNSDWLGRLGVSGNTRHFDGSIIESQAQVKSNFDVVVFRSLSLLLLKALETKSRDFAYKTESQVHLESVMGLLLTVIKSHLKPSACIYLSEHPCMWISLFIEQDDEMVEAVKSLLAIYLNLERSCHDVNFTPCRSDDEIQDNRTHQNGYNPHCIFLCLLGSIAFDATVLLDFLISSETCFLEYFVQYLKLLVEDWHWFVQVSKRFKFTVGKDLRICGENLSCQQEDGPNSNLTGQSTAYDPRASMEALLPSSLNLSTLLRQGDSQPKKIDFVTTSSDPHLPGAFQKLVDYDSSDDSEGDCGREECLTDTEDKALNYRACPNKAVLNESAKSCKQEGFPFLEQDLNISSGSSSKLSLPEFKLAGETLQKATACFQQLQKSISRLHAKRLFPYNPNALVKLLNQIHRIGEDPRAASD; this is translated from the exons ATGGAGACTTACTTTCACTTCCTCCAAAAAACGTATAATGATATAATTGCTGGTGTTTTGTTAGCCCAAGATAATTACAAATGTGCAGCTCTTCTAAATCCTTCAGTTTTTTCATCGCCAAAAAATTGTGAATTATGTgcctgtcattttttttctaaattggaTGCTCAGCTCTCTTCCAGTCTAGACCCAATAAACAGTGAACATGATATTTCTACAAACCTTAGCCATCTGAAGTGCCACGCCCGGGAAATTATTCTGCTTCAGTTAACTTTGATCGAGATGATGCTTGCCAAACTGCATCTGCAAGAGGTGGctaatgaaataaaacagaaataccTGAAGATCCTAAGAATCCTGGAAGAATCAAACATTTTCTCTGAATTA ATTCATCTGTTACGTAGTTCAGATAAACAGCTCTCTTACATGGCTTCTAAAAGTTTGGCTTCCCTTGTGCATTTTCAGCTAAGAGAAGAG aATTCATCCAATAGCGCCTGGCTTGCTTTTTGTTTAGAGACTTTATCACGATTTCCCAGTAATAGTTCAATAGCAGAATGCCTCTGGATTTTGACcaatgtaataaaagaaatttTGAATGATGACAACCCTTGCAAAGAAG GTGACCTGAAGAAACTTCTTACTCCACTTAATAACGTGCTGGAAAACTTTTACAGTTCCATCCTTTCTTATTATTCATCTGCTCACAATATTCCACTACCTGCAAAATCAATCAATGACATGAATAGCTTTCTAGATCTCTTTGAGCTGCTTGCCGCTTCCAGGATTCACGTGCCACTCAACCTTGGATGCCAGAGGGTATTGTTTTTGAACTCTTGCAATATCAGCTGCCTTGCCACATTACCCGTTTGTGATTTCATCAAGAAGAAATCGATTGCGTTGCTTAAGAACTGCATTCTTCACAAAGCTGGCGAAGACCTAATTAAGTCGAAGGCGCTTCCTTCCTCATCCCGGGACCCTCATTTAGACAACGATCGATTAGTGCTGGCTGATACCGTGCTACACTTTGTGAATTCTGATTGGCTGGGTAGGTTGGGTGTTAGTGGAAACACCCGCCATTTTGATGGTAGCATCATTGAATCTCAAGCCCAGGTGAAGAGTAATTTCGATGTAGTGGTCTTCAGATCCTTAAGCTTGCTTCTGCTTAAAGCGTTAGAGACGAAGAGCCGGGATTTTGCCTACAAAACTGAATCACAAG ttCATTTGGAGAGTGTTATGGGTCTACTCTTGACAGTCATAAAAAGCCACCTGAAGCCTTCGGCCTGTATCTACTTATCTGAACACCCTTGCATGTGGATTTCTCTGTTTATAGAACAAGATGATGAGATGGTAGAAGCTGTAAAGTCACTGCTGGCAATTTATTTAAACTTGGAAAG ATCCTGCCACGACGTTAATTTTACCCCCTGTCGTTCAGATGACGAAATCCAGGACAATCGGACACATCAGAATGGTTATAATCCCCACTGCATCTTCTTATGCCTGTTAGGGAGTATCGCATTTGATGCCACGGTCCTTCTGGATTTCTTGATTTCGTCGGAAACCTGCTTCTTGGAATACTTTGTGCAATATTTAAAACTTCTTGTAGAAGACTGGCACTGGTTCGTACAAGTTTCCAAACGCTTTAAGTTCACCGTTGGCAAAGATCTCAGAATTTGTGGGGAGAACTTGTCCTGCCAGCAAGAAGACGGCCCCAACTCAAACCTCACAGGGCAGAGCACTGCATATGATCCACGGGCTTCTATGGAGGCCCTTTTGCCTTCCTCCCTGAATTTGTCTACCCTCCTTCGTCAGGGAGACAGTCAACCCAAAAAAATTGATTTTGTGACCACATCTAGTGACCCGCATTTACCGGGGGCTTTTCAGAAGCTGGTTGATTATGATAGCTCAGATGATTCTGAAGGGGACTGCGGAAGAGAAGAATGTTTGACGGACACAGAAGACAAAGCTTTAAACTATCGAGCCTGTCCAAATAAAGCCGTTCTCAACGAGAGTGCAAAAAGCTGCAAGCAAGAAGGGTTCCCTTTTCTTGAACAAGATTTGAATATTTCATCAGGCTCCAGCAGCAAACTCTCCCTTCCAGAATTTAAATTAGCAGGTGAAACTTTGCAGAAAGCAACCGCATGTTTCCAACAATTGCAAAAGTCCATTTCTAGGCTGCATGCAAAGAGACTCTTCCCATACAACCCAAATGCACTCGTGAAGCTCTTGAATCAAATTCATAGAATTGGTGAAGATCCCCGAGCTGCTTCAGACTAG